In Flammeovirgaceae bacterium 311, one DNA window encodes the following:
- a CDS encoding beta-phosphoglucomutase hydrolase (COG0637 Predicted phosphatase/phosphohexomutase): MSRPPYNAVILDMDGVLTNTSRLHLNASKKIFDALLLKHNGPGFIPFEEEDYKRYLAGMPRYKGVRKFLESRKLSVPEGSASDTQEQETVYGLALLKNEYFHELLAEEGVEVFGDTLQMMVRWREQGIPIALVSSSRNAEEILEAGGISDFFSIRIDGRNTAERGLEGKPDPDAFLEASRELGISPQETIVFEDARAGIVAGKKGGFGWVVGVARNGEDRELAEAGADIIVHKLTELDNYMQNQSTAREANELPHALQSRHEIEQKLQAQTPIIFLDYDGTLSPIVKDPEKALLTDEMRGILSSLAEKITVAVVSGRDRADVQKKVGLDGVVYAGSHGFDIEGPNGLALQYEGGQAAQPALDEATRNLNSKIGSIAGVRIERKKYAIAVHYRNVAEDQVPTVIQAVEDELSRQEKLKGGGGKMIKELKPKIDWHKGRATEWLMEKLNLKGEKLLPVFIGDDLTDEDGLKAVHERGIGILAGEHGEKTWAHYRLEDVAEVQEFLQLLDNMLAGRK, translated from the coding sequence ATGAGCCGACCTCCCTACAACGCGGTTATTCTGGATATGGACGGAGTACTTACCAATACATCCCGTCTGCATCTTAACGCCAGCAAAAAAATTTTCGATGCACTTTTACTAAAACATAACGGCCCCGGGTTTATTCCTTTTGAGGAAGAAGACTATAAACGATATCTTGCCGGTATGCCTCGCTACAAGGGCGTGCGCAAATTTTTGGAGAGCCGTAAACTTTCTGTTCCGGAGGGGAGCGCCAGCGATACGCAGGAGCAGGAAACCGTTTATGGTTTAGCCCTGCTCAAAAATGAGTATTTTCATGAATTGCTGGCCGAAGAAGGAGTAGAAGTGTTTGGTGATACCCTGCAGATGATGGTAAGGTGGCGTGAGCAGGGCATTCCTATAGCATTGGTATCTTCGAGCCGAAATGCAGAAGAAATACTGGAGGCCGGAGGCATTTCAGACTTTTTCAGCATCCGGATCGATGGCCGCAATACTGCAGAAAGAGGCCTTGAAGGTAAACCCGATCCCGATGCTTTTCTAGAAGCAAGCCGGGAACTAGGCATATCGCCTCAAGAAACCATTGTATTTGAAGATGCCAGAGCAGGGATTGTTGCCGGAAAAAAAGGAGGCTTTGGCTGGGTAGTAGGAGTAGCCCGCAATGGCGAAGACCGGGAACTGGCAGAAGCCGGAGCCGATATTATTGTACATAAGCTAACTGAACTAGATAATTACATGCAGAACCAATCAACTGCCCGAGAGGCCAACGAGCTGCCGCATGCCCTGCAAAGCAGGCATGAAATAGAGCAAAAACTTCAGGCGCAAACCCCTATTATTTTTCTGGATTATGATGGCACCTTAAGCCCTATTGTGAAAGACCCCGAAAAAGCCCTTTTAACAGATGAGATGAGAGGAATTCTCTCAAGCCTGGCAGAAAAAATAACTGTTGCCGTGGTAAGCGGCCGCGATCGTGCCGATGTGCAGAAAAAAGTTGGTCTGGATGGGGTGGTATATGCCGGCAGCCATGGCTTTGATATAGAAGGCCCTAATGGGCTGGCGTTGCAGTACGAAGGAGGCCAGGCAGCACAACCTGCGCTGGATGAGGCCACCCGGAACTTAAACAGCAAAATCGGCAGCATAGCAGGTGTGCGCATTGAGCGCAAAAAATACGCCATTGCCGTGCATTACCGCAACGTAGCCGAAGATCAGGTGCCTACAGTGATACAGGCTGTAGAAGACGAGCTTAGCCGCCAGGAAAAGCTGAAAGGAGGCGGTGGTAAAATGATTAAGGAACTGAAGCCTAAAATTGACTGGCACAAAGGCCGGGCTACAGAGTGGCTGATGGAAAAGCTAAACCTGAAAGGCGAAAAACTGCTGCCTGTTTTTATAGGCGATGATCTTACTGACGAAGATGGCCTGAAGGCTGTACATGAGCGCGGCATTGGCATACTTGCGGGTGAGCATGGTGAAAAAACGTGGGCCCACTATCGCCTGGAAGATGTTGCCGAAGTACAGGAATTTCTGCAGCTGCTGGATAATATGCTGGCCGGCAGAAAGTAA
- a CDS encoding 6-phosphofructokinase II (COG1105 Fructose-1-phosphate kinase and related fructose-6-phosphate kinase (PfkB)) has product MTKIVTLTLNPALDKSTETDRLLPDEKLRCDPPRWEPGGGGINVSRAIKFLGGDSLCIYLAGGPAGDKMEALLAAEGIRQQRIPGKEETRENIVVFEKMTQKQYRFGMPGAKVSEEELQACLDAVRNLPEEVEYLVASGSLPTGAPDDFYGRITQLAQGRGIKCVVDTSGKALLKAADNGVCLLKPNLSELSQLAGKGDINALEQEEIAKEVINSGKATMLAVSLGPRGAMLATKDHIEYVVPPTVKQLSTVGAGDSMVAGMVLALSLGKSHHDMIRWGVAAGTAATMSPGSELCRREDVEHIYEWLRERSNTPA; this is encoded by the coding sequence ATGACAAAGATAGTAACCCTTACACTTAATCCTGCTCTGGATAAAAGCACCGAAACTGATCGCTTATTACCCGATGAAAAGCTTCGCTGTGATCCCCCCCGCTGGGAACCTGGCGGTGGAGGCATCAATGTAAGCCGGGCAATTAAATTCCTGGGCGGAGATTCTCTCTGCATTTACCTGGCCGGAGGCCCCGCCGGAGACAAGATGGAAGCCTTATTAGCAGCAGAGGGTATCAGGCAACAGCGTATTCCAGGCAAGGAAGAGACCCGCGAAAATATTGTGGTTTTCGAAAAGATGACCCAAAAGCAGTATCGTTTCGGTATGCCTGGTGCCAAGGTGAGCGAAGAAGAGCTGCAAGCCTGTCTGGATGCCGTCAGGAACCTGCCCGAGGAGGTAGAGTACCTGGTAGCCAGCGGTAGCTTGCCCACCGGTGCACCCGATGATTTTTATGGCAGAATAACTCAGCTGGCACAGGGGCGAGGCATTAAGTGTGTAGTAGATACCTCTGGTAAAGCTCTGCTGAAAGCTGCCGATAATGGTGTATGCCTCCTGAAGCCCAACCTAAGCGAGTTAAGCCAGCTGGCAGGCAAAGGAGACATTAATGCACTGGAGCAGGAAGAAATAGCCAAAGAAGTAATCAATAGCGGTAAAGCCACCATGCTTGCTGTTTCACTGGGGCCCAGGGGGGCTATGCTGGCCACAAAAGATCATATTGAATATGTAGTGCCGCCTACGGTAAAACAGCTAAGTACGGTAGGGGCTGGCGATAGTATGGTAGCAGGCATGGTACTAGCCCTTAGCCTAGGCAAATCTCACCACGATATGATCCGATGGGGTGTAGCCGCCGGTACTGCTGCTACCATGAGTCCTGGTTCCGAACTCTGCCGCCGCGAAGATGTAGAGCATATCTATGAGTGGTTAAGAGAGCGGAGCAATACTCCTGCCTAA
- a CDS encoding Bcr/CflA subfamily drug resistance transporter (COG0477 Permeases of the major facilitator superfamily) yields the protein MYLPGFPAIAKDLQTDIAHVGFSLTSYFIGISVGQLFYGPIIDRYGRKKPLLIGLFLYLLAAIGCAFAPDVFWLIGLRLLLALGGCVGMVAGRAIVRDLFPASETAKVFSTLILVMGVAPIVAPTIGGFVTASLGWRFIFVTLTFIAAALLFLVFRFLPESKQPDASVSLQPKKVLKDYLMVLKDPEFITYAIAGSIAFAGLFAYISGSPFVFMEFFGLSETHYGWLFGLNAFGFILGSQINRLWLKRKTAEQITRRASIFQWVLGLLLAVGSVWGVLNITGTLVLIFGFLFCSGFIAPNATAVALQPFTRYAGSASALLGSIQMVAGALASVAVSFFHNGTPLPMALTMAGCATFALAVLLVYRQIAKRSKLAAASH from the coding sequence ATGTACCTGCCGGGCTTTCCGGCTATTGCCAAAGACCTGCAGACAGATATTGCCCATGTTGGCTTTTCGCTTACCAGCTATTTTATTGGTATTTCAGTGGGGCAGCTTTTCTATGGACCCATCATTGATCGCTATGGGCGTAAAAAGCCCCTGCTGATCGGCCTGTTCCTGTACCTGCTGGCAGCCATTGGCTGTGCTTTTGCGCCTGATGTTTTCTGGCTTATTGGTTTGCGCCTGCTGCTGGCCCTGGGTGGCTGTGTGGGCATGGTGGCAGGCCGGGCTATAGTACGCGACCTTTTTCCGGCCAGCGAAACCGCTAAGGTTTTTTCTACTCTGATTCTGGTAATGGGCGTAGCACCCATTGTTGCACCTACTATAGGTGGTTTTGTAACAGCAAGCCTGGGCTGGCGCTTTATCTTTGTTACGCTCACCTTTATTGCTGCTGCACTGCTGTTTCTGGTATTCCGCTTTTTGCCCGAGAGCAAGCAGCCTGATGCCAGCGTATCCCTACAGCCAAAAAAAGTACTGAAGGACTATTTGATGGTGCTGAAAGACCCTGAGTTCATCACCTATGCCATAGCCGGTAGCATTGCCTTTGCTGGTTTGTTCGCTTATATATCAGGTTCTCCCTTTGTGTTCATGGAGTTTTTTGGGCTGTCGGAAACACATTATGGCTGGCTGTTTGGCTTAAATGCTTTTGGCTTTATTTTGGGCAGCCAGATAAACCGGCTGTGGCTTAAGCGTAAAACAGCAGAACAAATAACCCGCCGTGCCAGTATCTTTCAGTGGGTACTGGGTTTGCTGCTGGCAGTAGGATCGGTGTGGGGTGTTTTAAACATTACCGGCACGCTGGTACTTATTTTCGGCTTCTTGTTTTGCTCGGGTTTTATTGCACCCAATGCTACGGCTGTGGCTTTACAACCCTTTACCCGCTATGCCGGCAGTGCCTCGGCCCTGCTGGGGAGTATACAGATGGTGGCCGGTGCCCTGGCTTCGGTAGCAGTAAGCTTTTTTCATAATGGCACTCCGCTGCCCATGGCACTTACCATGGCAGGCTGTGCTACCTTTGCCCTTGCAGTATTGCTCGTTTATAGACAAATAGCAAAAAGAAGCAAGCTGGCCGCTGCCTCCCACTAA
- a CDS encoding Endonuclease I (COG2374 Predicted extracellular nuclease): MRRNLLIKTFFLLVFALCSMQAATGQAVFINEIHYDNDGTDSGEAIEIAGPAGTDVSGWSVVLYNGNNGAAYDTKTLSGTISDQSSGFGFIVINYPSNGIQNGAPDGVALVDNNGNVLQFLSYEGTFTAVGGPADGMLSTDIGVSEAGGTASGSSLQLSGNGTTYTDFSWAPEATATFGSLNSAQSFGEGGGGTDPDPDPDPDPTPGASTIVFINEIHYDNAGTDENEGVELAGLAGTSLNGWQLIPYNGNNGASYSPLTLSGVIPDQQAGFGTVFFPISGLQNGAPDGIALVDAEANVIQFLSYEGTFAATDGPAAGLTSTDIGVEEGSGTPADFSLQLTGTGSAYKDFTWAAEAASTYNAVNNEQQFLPLQDIVFINEIHYDNNGADTGEGVEVAGNAGADLEGWQLVAYNGSNGAAYATTNLSGVIPNLQNGYGTVFFAISGLQNGAPDGIALIDPEGAVVQFLSYEGTFTAAGGPADGMLSTDIGVEETSTTPEGHSLQLTGTGFNYADFTWSGPVAGTYNEINTGQSFSAGGGTDPDPEPQEVSIAEARNLPLGTQVIINGTLTAVNELGGPAYLQDETGGIPVFDYQVHGPDGFSIGDSIQVTASIGAFNQMLQLVDVTNVESYGPANSPIAPLVVSIAEITPALEGQLVTITGASFTDTRGLLFPESNYNITDGTGTIALRIDGDVESLVGREIPDEAVTITGVLSSFRGTLQLLPRFIEDLPGTTPYEPEGTDIPFATTLDVMSWNMEFFGSTLPNFGPENVQLQLQNAKEVIERANADVIAVQEISDEGLLQELADMLGYIKVCSDRFSYSFGEPDPTFPDQKLCFLYNPATITLVDERVIFEEMYDAARSGASTPLDPYPTGNPSSFWSSGRLPYMITVDATIEGNTERIQLINIHAKSGSSAADLRRRFFDVQALNDTLDHYYPDANLILLGDYNDDVDESIGGGPSTYIEFIEAENFQVVTSTLSEAGLRSFITQDNVIDHIAISDELYDNYLAGTESLLIPFSYISNYGNTTSDHLPVFTRFELYQPLVASISGDDVVYYGYAPEECTTLTASVSGGKGEYTYIWSTGESTASIETCPETSTTYTLTVLDGAGNSTTETFSVCAIDATCGNDKLQLCWQPNSNVNMQLCLPAQLADFFIRRGASIGACFAEQACAPDNKDVNARISQSTDVQYLEINSAFSVTPNLISGKATVDFIVLEEGRTTVKLYTVDGRELATLYDAKDSFGTARSAEFNVDSYKSGLYVVRMTTASGEAFTSKIIVKP; this comes from the coding sequence ATGAGAAGAAATTTACTGATTAAAACATTTTTTCTGTTAGTATTTGCCCTATGCAGCATGCAGGCAGCTACAGGACAGGCAGTATTCATCAATGAAATTCATTATGACAATGATGGAACAGACAGTGGTGAAGCCATTGAAATAGCCGGACCGGCCGGAACAGACGTAAGTGGCTGGAGTGTGGTACTCTATAACGGAAACAATGGCGCAGCATATGATACCAAAACGCTTTCTGGTACTATTTCCGATCAAAGCAGTGGTTTTGGTTTTATTGTAATAAACTATCCTTCTAACGGCATCCAGAACGGTGCTCCCGATGGTGTGGCCCTGGTAGACAACAACGGTAATGTACTGCAGTTTTTAAGCTATGAAGGCACTTTTACCGCAGTAGGTGGTCCGGCAGATGGCATGCTTAGCACCGATATAGGGGTGAGCGAGGCTGGCGGTACTGCTTCCGGCTCTTCTCTGCAGCTTTCCGGTAACGGCACCACCTATACAGATTTTAGCTGGGCTCCAGAAGCCACCGCTACTTTTGGATCCCTTAACAGCGCACAGAGCTTTGGCGAGGGTGGCGGCGGCACTGATCCCGATCCCGACCCAGATCCTGACCCTACTCCCGGTGCTTCTACCATTGTTTTCATCAACGAAATCCATTACGATAATGCGGGTACTGACGAAAATGAGGGTGTTGAACTGGCAGGCCTGGCTGGCACAAGCTTAAATGGCTGGCAGCTGATTCCTTATAATGGCAACAACGGAGCCAGCTATTCCCCCCTTACACTATCAGGGGTTATTCCTGATCAGCAGGCTGGCTTTGGTACTGTTTTCTTTCCCATCAGCGGTTTGCAAAATGGTGCTCCCGATGGCATAGCGCTGGTAGATGCAGAAGCTAATGTTATTCAGTTCCTAAGCTATGAAGGTACTTTTGCCGCCACCGATGGTCCTGCTGCAGGCTTAACCAGCACCGACATTGGTGTGGAAGAAGGCAGTGGCACTCCAGCAGACTTCTCCCTGCAACTAACAGGTACCGGCTCTGCTTACAAAGACTTTACATGGGCTGCCGAAGCAGCATCAACTTATAATGCTGTAAACAACGAACAGCAGTTTCTGCCCCTGCAGGACATTGTATTTATCAACGAAATACACTACGACAACAATGGTGCTGATACAGGCGAGGGTGTTGAAGTAGCAGGAAATGCAGGCGCCGACCTGGAAGGCTGGCAGCTGGTTGCCTACAACGGCAGCAATGGAGCTGCCTATGCTACCACAAACCTCAGTGGTGTTATACCCAACCTGCAAAATGGCTACGGCACTGTATTTTTTGCTATTTCCGGTCTTCAGAACGGTGCGCCTGATGGCATTGCTCTGATAGATCCTGAAGGTGCTGTAGTACAATTTTTAAGCTACGAAGGTACATTTACCGCAGCAGGTGGCCCGGCAGATGGCATGCTTAGCACCGATATAGGCGTGGAAGAAACTAGCACAACCCCCGAAGGCCATTCGTTGCAGTTAACAGGCACAGGCTTTAACTATGCAGATTTTACCTGGAGCGGTCCTGTTGCGGGCACTTACAACGAAATTAACACCGGCCAGAGCTTTAGTGCCGGAGGAGGCACAGATCCCGATCCGGAACCACAGGAAGTTAGCATTGCAGAAGCACGCAACTTACCTCTGGGTACCCAGGTTATCATAAATGGTACTTTAACAGCCGTAAACGAGCTGGGCGGCCCTGCTTATCTGCAGGACGAAACAGGCGGTATTCCTGTTTTCGATTATCAGGTGCATGGCCCCGACGGCTTTAGCATTGGTGATTCCATACAGGTAACAGCTTCTATTGGAGCCTTTAACCAGATGCTGCAATTAGTTGATGTTACCAATGTGGAAAGCTATGGCCCCGCCAATAGCCCAATAGCGCCTTTAGTGGTAAGTATTGCTGAAATTACCCCTGCACTGGAGGGCCAGCTTGTTACCATAACAGGGGCTTCTTTTACAGATACCAGAGGCTTGCTGTTCCCGGAAAGCAACTACAACATTACAGATGGCACCGGCACCATAGCACTAAGAATAGATGGTGATGTAGAGAGTTTGGTAGGGCGCGAAATTCCCGATGAGGCTGTAACCATAACAGGTGTGTTGAGCAGCTTCAGAGGCACCCTGCAGCTCCTTCCCCGCTTTATTGAGGATCTGCCCGGCACCACTCCTTACGAGCCGGAGGGCACCGATATTCCGTTTGCCACTACCCTGGATGTAATGAGCTGGAACATGGAGTTCTTCGGTTCTACCCTGCCTAACTTTGGTCCTGAAAATGTGCAGCTGCAGCTGCAAAATGCCAAAGAAGTAATTGAGCGTGCAAATGCCGATGTTATTGCCGTACAGGAGATTTCCGACGAGGGGCTGCTGCAGGAGCTGGCAGATATGCTGGGTTATATAAAAGTATGCTCCGACCGCTTCTCCTATTCTTTCGGTGAGCCAGACCCCACTTTCCCGGATCAGAAGCTCTGCTTCCTCTATAATCCTGCCACCATTACGCTGGTAGATGAAAGAGTAATCTTTGAAGAAATGTACGATGCTGCCCGCTCCGGAGCCAGCACTCCCCTGGACCCTTACCCCACCGGTAACCCTTCTTCCTTCTGGTCTAGCGGCAGGCTGCCTTACATGATCACGGTAGATGCTACCATAGAGGGTAATACAGAGCGTATACAGCTTATCAACATCCATGCAAAATCGGGTTCTTCTGCCGCCGATCTCAGACGCCGATTCTTTGATGTGCAGGCCCTGAACGATACCCTGGATCACTATTATCCCGATGCAAACCTTATATTGCTTGGAGATTATAATGATGATGTAGATGAATCGATAGGAGGCGGCCCTTCTACCTATATTGAATTTATAGAGGCTGAAAATTTCCAGGTAGTAACTTCAACCCTTAGCGAGGCGGGGCTGCGCTCTTTTATTACACAGGATAATGTCATTGACCATATTGCGATCAGCGATGAGCTGTACGACAATTACCTGGCCGGTACCGAATCCCTGCTGATACCATTCTCTTACATATCAAACTACGGAAATACTACCTCAGACCACCTGCCTGTATTTACGCGCTTTGAGCTGTACCAGCCCCTGGTTGCCTCCATTAGTGGCGATGATGTAGTATATTATGGATATGCTCCTGAAGAATGTACTACTTTAACTGCTTCAGTAAGCGGCGGAAAAGGTGAGTATACCTATATATGGAGCACCGGAGAATCTACTGCCTCCATAGAAACCTGCCCTGAAACCAGCACTACCTATACCCTTACTGTTTTGGATGGCGCTGGCAACAGTACTACAGAAACCTTTAGTGTTTGCGCCATCGATGCGACCTGTGGTAATGACAAACTGCAGCTTTGCTGGCAGCCCAATAGCAACGTCAATATGCAGCTTTGTCTGCCTGCACAACTGGCAGATTTCTTCATCCGCCGCGGGGCTTCTATTGGCGCCTGTTTTGCAGAACAGGCCTGTGCGCCCGATAATAAAGATGTTAACGCAAGGATATCGCAAAGTACGGATGTACAGTACCTGGAAATTAACAGTGCGTTTTCTGTTACACCTAACCTTATATCTGGCAAAGCAACTGTAGATTTTATAGTACTGGAAGAGGGCAGAACCACCGTTAAGTTGTATACCGTAGATGGCCGGGAGCTGGCAACGCTGTACGATGCTAAAGATAGCTTTGGCACTGCCCGTTCTGCAGAGTTTAATGTGGACAGCTATAAATCAGGCCTTTACGTGGTAAGAATGACAACCGCCAGTGGCGAGGCCTTTACCTCTAAAATTATAGTGAAGCCTTAA
- a CDS encoding GAF sensor signal transduction histidine kinase (COG2203 FOG: GAF domain) has product MEKAPLPPNEDLRLLALQRYQLLDTGSEEQFDDIVKLASQICNTPVSLISLVDSKRQWFKARKNFSIPEISREYAFCAHTILSDELLVIEDATADDRFKNNPLVTGDPDIRFYAGAPLITHDQYRLGALCVIDRIPRNLSDHQKFALKVLAGQVVKLLELRYQNLKLAKSLQTVSLQKKRIQSLLQERVKLTEELAKTSHTKDQMLSIVAHDLRSPLHTLQNLLMLMSAKKAPLQDAEKYTTALGKSVKNAINLLENLLEWGRIQLEGQEPEKQQVNLHAIVEQQLSVLQNAAEEKGNVLRNLIPQDTESYGNTTSLNIVLRNLLINANKFTAGGVISIFLEQKPDAKWLVIQDTGVGMEPAVLAHLFDLNKKQNRSGTNNEKGSGLGLHMSREVLQQMGGSLLIESSEGKGTIVTVILPEAKKTGS; this is encoded by the coding sequence ATGGAAAAAGCGCCACTGCCGCCCAATGAAGATTTACGATTACTGGCACTCCAGCGGTATCAGCTATTAGACACTGGCTCAGAAGAGCAGTTTGATGACATTGTTAAGCTTGCTTCACAGATATGCAATACACCTGTATCGCTTATTTCTCTTGTAGATTCTAAAAGGCAGTGGTTTAAAGCCCGCAAGAATTTTTCCATTCCGGAAATCTCTCGCGAATATGCATTCTGTGCCCATACTATTTTAAGCGACGAGCTGTTGGTAATCGAAGATGCTACAGCAGATGACCGCTTCAAAAATAACCCGCTGGTAACAGGCGATCCGGATATCAGGTTTTATGCAGGCGCACCACTGATTACGCATGATCAATACAGGCTGGGTGCACTCTGTGTGATAGACCGTATACCGCGTAATCTCAGTGATCATCAGAAATTTGCCCTCAAGGTACTGGCAGGGCAGGTGGTTAAATTACTGGAACTTCGTTACCAGAATCTAAAACTGGCCAAAAGTCTCCAAACTGTTAGTCTTCAGAAAAAACGTATTCAGTCACTTCTGCAGGAGCGCGTAAAACTTACTGAAGAACTTGCTAAAACAAGCCACACCAAAGATCAGATGCTGTCTATCGTTGCGCATGATTTGCGGAGCCCACTACATACTTTACAGAACCTGCTCATGCTCATGTCTGCTAAAAAAGCCCCTCTGCAGGATGCTGAAAAGTATACGACTGCATTGGGTAAATCTGTAAAAAACGCCATTAACCTGCTGGAGAATTTGCTGGAGTGGGGCAGGATACAGCTGGAAGGCCAGGAGCCGGAGAAGCAGCAGGTGAACCTGCATGCCATTGTAGAACAACAGCTCTCAGTGTTACAGAATGCTGCAGAAGAGAAAGGAAATGTGCTCCGGAACCTGATACCTCAGGATACAGAGTCATATGGCAATACCACATCCCTGAACATAGTGCTGCGCAACCTGCTCATCAATGCTAATAAATTCACAGCTGGGGGTGTTATCAGCATATTTTTAGAACAGAAGCCGGATGCAAAGTGGCTGGTGATCCAGGATACAGGTGTTGGCATGGAACCTGCAGTATTGGCTCATTTATTCGATTTAAATAAAAAACAAAACCGCTCCGGCACCAACAATGAAAAAGGAAGTGGACTGGGCCTGCACATGAGCCGCGAAGTGCTGCAACAAATGGGAGGCAGCCTACTGATTGAAAGCAGCGAAGGTAAAGGCACCATTGTTACAGTTATTTTACCTGAAGCAAAAAAAACCGGATCTTGA
- a CDS encoding SAM-dependent methyltransferase (COG0500 SAM-dependent methyltransferases) has product MSIFNKSGSTEQHGNEPHPFFKRVVDRLPPGRLLLLSESVNRYAVYAAEAGWRVHAIGFSKDDQERTLALADQAHEKNISFSLYQPNTPFCQGLEFDAAVLMYAQLPPDIRRSFHQAVVNCLKPDGGNLYLLAYSENQPENTTAYLPDVRYRKADLMEDFTGLQIDLLQEEEETLPDTDQKVSLIHLTAVRNSEYDGSDSVSFSVKG; this is encoded by the coding sequence ATGTCTATTTTTAATAAATCTGGTAGTACAGAGCAACACGGCAATGAGCCTCACCCATTCTTTAAAAGAGTAGTTGACCGACTGCCACCGGGCAGATTACTCTTACTGAGTGAGTCTGTAAACCGGTATGCTGTTTATGCCGCAGAAGCAGGCTGGAGGGTGCATGCCATAGGGTTTAGCAAGGATGATCAGGAAAGAACACTAGCCCTGGCCGATCAGGCACATGAAAAAAATATCTCATTCAGCCTCTATCAGCCTAACACTCCTTTTTGCCAGGGCCTGGAATTTGATGCAGCCGTACTCATGTACGCACAGCTGCCTCCGGATATCAGGCGCAGCTTTCACCAGGCAGTAGTCAATTGCCTTAAACCAGACGGTGGCAACCTTTACCTGCTGGCATACAGTGAAAACCAGCCCGAAAACACCACGGCTTACCTGCCCGATGTTCGTTACCGGAAAGCTGATCTGATGGAAGACTTTACGGGCTTACAAATTGATCTGCTGCAGGAAGAAGAAGAAACACTCCCGGATACGGATCAAAAAGTCTCTTTGATCCACCTGACGGCGGTTCGCAACAGCGAGTACGATGGCAGCGACTCGGTAAGTTTTTCAGTGAAGGGGTAA
- a CDS encoding thiamine biosynthesis sulfur transfer protein (COG2104 Sulfur transfer protein involved in thiamine biosynthesis) yields MEVLVNNQTINTPASCTINKLLPLLGISDTRGIAVAVNEQVIAKASWPTYELLPEDKVMLIKATQGG; encoded by the coding sequence ATGGAGGTACTGGTTAACAATCAAACAATCAACACACCGGCTAGCTGTACCATTAACAAGCTATTGCCGCTGCTGGGTATTTCCGATACCCGTGGCATTGCTGTTGCCGTTAACGAGCAGGTAATTGCCAAAGCCAGCTGGCCCACCTACGAGCTTCTTCCCGAAGATAAGGTTATGCTGATCAAAGCTACCCAGGGCGGCTAA